A DNA window from Scomber japonicus isolate fScoJap1 chromosome 14, fScoJap1.pri, whole genome shotgun sequence contains the following coding sequences:
- the LOC128373282 gene encoding G-protein coupled receptor 4-like — MEEQYSNNTFQNNSFDYDYDYDYELPIELQIELRIVCWIVIVICLPLIILAIYYLYSLVRHNHVAPIYVINLLVSDLIQLCCMAILLGKPKLVLFIITFLLYGIGLMASVGFMVCISLERYLLIAWPLWYRFRRTMKVSVVVCVVVWVLALAIICSAVFSDNGLKLIGVFLLLPFPVLIFSVVGIFKGLSAAISVSSEEKRRIVGATILVLLNYTLLFLPFIIYGITENDLNPFTFICFNPLGDLVLYIFMRKGVIDKILASVCCCRMETQQQQIIAVNDNNMTAVSSV; from the exons ATGGAGGAACAGTACAGCAACAACACGTTCCAGAACAACAGCtttgattatgattatgattatgattatgagcTACCGATTGAGCTACAGATTGAGCTACGTATTGTGTGTTGGATCGTCATCGTCATCTGTCTTCCTTTGATCATACTGGCCATCTACTATCTGTATTCTCTG GTACGTCATAATCACGTTGCTCCAATCTACGTCATCAACCTTCTTGTCTCTGACCTTATTCAGCTCTGTTGCATGGCCATATTGTTGGGAAAACCCAAGCTTGTTCTGTTCATCATCACCTTCTTACTTTACGGTATTGGTCTAATGGCGAGTGTCGGCTTCATGGTCTGTATTTCCCTGGAAAG GTATTTGCTCATCGCCTGGCCTCTGTGGTACCGCTTCAGAAGAACCATGAAGGTCTCAGTGGTGGTCTGTGTTGTGGTCTGGGTCTTAGCTTTGGCCATTATTTGTTCTGCCGTATTCAGTGACAATGGACTCAAGCTCATTGGAGtattccttctcctccccttccctgtGCTCATCTTCTCTGTGGTTGGGATCTTTAAAGGCCTGTCTGCTGccatctctgtgtcctctgaggAAAAACGACGAATTGTTGGAGCTACGATTCTGGTGTTGCTTAATTACACACTGCTGTTCCTGCCTTTCATAATTTATGGCATAACAGAAAATGATTTGAATCCTTTTACATTTATCTGCTTCAATCCTCTTGGAGACTTGGTTCTGTATATTTTCATGAGAAAAGGGGTCATAGACAAGATTTTAGCCTCTGTGTGTTGTTGCAGGatggaaacacagcagcagcagattattGCTGTAAATGATAATAACATGACGGCAGTCAGCTCTGTGTAG
- the LOC128373283 gene encoding mas-related G-protein coupled receptor member B2-like: MEDLYSNNTLQNNSSYDSEVLKLSTELYIVCWIVIIICLPLIILAIYYLYSLVQHNHVAPIYVINLLISDLLQLCCMAMWLGKPNNVVVRITLFIHGISLMASVGFMVCTSLERYLLIAWPLWYRFRRPMKVSVVVCVVVWVLALVIICFAIFCAGETMLIEIILLLPFPVLIFSVVGVFKSLSAAISVSSEEKRRIVGATILVLLNYTLMFLPYIICGITKNYTSTIPAVLICFSPLGDVFLYVFMRKWAIDKILASLCCSRMDTQNRNSSRSSL; this comes from the exons ATGGAAGATCTGTACAGCAACAACACGTTACAGAACAACAGCTCTTATGATTCTGAGGTATTAAAGCTCTCAACTGAGCTATATATTGTGTGTTGgatcgtcatcatcatctgtcTTCCTTTGATCATACTGGCCATCTACTATCTGTATTCTCTG GTGCAACATAATCATGTTGCTCCGATCTACGTCATCAACCTCCTCATCTCTGACCTTCTTCAGCTGTGTTGCATGGCGATGTGGTTGGGAAAACCCAACAATGTTGTGGTCAGAATCACCCTCTTCATTCACGGCATTAGTCTTATGGCCAGTGTCGGCTTCATGGTCTGTACTTCCCTGGAAAG GTATTTGCTCATCGCCTGGCCTCTGTGGTACCGCTTCAGACGACCCATGAAGGTCTCAGTGGTGGTCTGTGTCGTGGTCTGGGTCTTAGCTTTGGTCATTATCTGTTTTGCCATTTTCTGTGCTGGTGAGACCATGCTCATTGAAAtcatccttctcctccccttccccgTGCTCATCTTCTCTGTGGTTGGTGTCTTTAAAAGCCTGTCTGCTGccatctctgtgtcctctgaggAAAAACGACGAATTGTTGGAGCTACGATTCTGGTGTTACTTAATTACACACTGATGTTCCTGCCTTACATAATTTGTGGCATAACAAAAAATTATACTTCGACTATCCCTGCAGTACTCATCTGCTTCAGTCCTCTTGGAGACGTATTTCTATATGTTTTCATGAGAAAATGGGCCATAGACAAGATTTTAGCCTCTCTGTGTTGTTCTAGGATGGACACGCAGAACAGGAATAGCAGCAGATCGTCACTGTAA
- the LOC128373284 gene encoding mas-related G-protein coupled receptor member B5-like, whose amino-acid sequence MEEQYSNNTFQNDSYYDYDYDDVGELVLPFDLPIQLNIAFWIAIVICLPLIIPAIYYLYSLVRDDHVAPIYVINLLISDFIQLCCMVMWLGKPKRLLFFITLVIHIIGVMASVGFMVCISLERYLVIAWPLWYRFRRTVKVSVVVCVVVWVLALVLTFLSMFIGPKPIAVILLLPFPVLIFSVVGIFKGLSAAISVSSEEKRRIVGATILVLLNYTLLFLPLIIWSKTLDHTMTNPFAFICLNPLGDLVLYVFMRKGAIDKILASLCCCRMETQQQQIIAVNDNNMTTVSSV is encoded by the exons ATGGAGGAACAGTACAGCAACAACACGTTCCAGAACGACAgctattatgattatgattatgatgatgtgGGTGAATTAGTACTCCCATTTGATCTACCGATTCAGCTAAATATTGCGTTTTGGATCGCCATCGTCATCTGTCTTCCGTTGATCATACCGGCCATCTACTATCTGTATTCTCTG GTACGTGATGATCACGTTGCTCCAATCTACGTCATCAACCTTCTCATCTCTGACTTTATTCAGCTCTGTTGCATGGTGATGTGGTTGGGAAAACCCAAGCGTCTTCTGTTCTTCATCACCTTGGTAATTCACATCATTGGTGTAATGGCCAGTGTCGGCTTCATGGTCTGTATTTCCCTGGAAAG GTATTTGGTCATTGCCTGGCCTCTGTGGTACCGCTTCAGAAGAACCGTGAAGGTCTCAGTGGTGGTCTGTGTTGTGGTCTGGGTCTTAGCTTTGGTCCTTACTTTTTTGTCCATGTTCATTGGACCCAAGCCCATtgcagtaatccttctcctccccttccccgTGCTCATCTTCTCTGTGGTTGGGATCTTTAAAGGCCTGTCTGCTGccatctctgtgtcctctgaggAAAAACGACGAATTGTTGGAGCTACAATTCTGGTGTTGCTTAATTACACACTGCTGTTCCTGCCTCTCATAATTTGGAGCAAAACATTAGATCATACTATGACTAACCCTTTTGCATTCATCTGCTTAAATCCTCTTGGAGACTTGGTTCTGTATGTTTTCATGAGAAAAGGGGCCATAGACAAGATTTTAGCCTCTCTGTGTTGTTGCAGGatggaaacacagcagcagcagatcatTGCTGTAAATGATAATAACATGACGACAGTCAGCTCTGTGTAG